Proteins from a single region of Haloplanus sp. GDY1:
- a CDS encoding Eco57I restriction-modification methylase domain-containing protein, translated as MSQATLSERPYVNSNLFSGHYLDERVRERDEWECDEEARAAMDDLQSLYELEGSLVGGYGEDALIDNWIDEVLDVLGFGTQEEVTLPNGGGFVDELLFETPTARRDAAEVYLGTEDTTDLFERGIGVVEAKQWDADFAARFSEGRPYRNASHQVKHYLEHTTGNVQWGVLTNGRKWRLYGTNDYETQTYYEVDLPELLERGDLEAFKYFYVFFRPAAFHETAGTTFLDEVWSESETASQELGEDLQDNVFTALRVLGRGFVETNDDLDIDPGDEAALDELKEQSLVFLYRLMFVLYAESRGLIHPESGSARDEYDENFSLDALRLDVHDAIGEVDEGFAEEFSDYSTTMWSRLEDLFRLIDEGEADLGIPPYNGGLFDHETHGFLTDHEVSNQYLAEVIYRLSTTRNDEGRYVLADYADLDTRHLGSVYEGLLEHQFRIAPEGYAAVAEDGGQVWKPATEVSVAEAVETVPEGGLYVVNDEGERKATGAYYTPDYVVTYIVEETVGPLVDEIREDLIEQGFDPGTQEYLGPFLRRVTDLRILDPAMGSGHFLTKATGYLSERVMEEVRDIEVELGGYWDEQHVRREIAKECIYGVDLNGMAVELAKLSMWLETLAADRPLAFLDHHFKEGNSLVGSDIEAIEELESDANGDDGQASLAEFGATREGTIERLMEIYGEFLAIENEDIADVREMKRKYAEIEQDELRQRLVAMANVHTAERFDLDVPSGAYERMARALEDDGEWAEVEETDWFRSAQATATEQEFFHWKLEFPEAFYDESGSIKSQGGFDAVIGNPPYVPTEQIPERQRSYLTTVFEVLHRKYDLSVAFLQQTIRLARDEGRGGMITPVAWETGENYSKFRKTNLTEGMMNLEKIINLPFDVFQDAYIDTNISIFRKSQPSGKFLAKEFEKRLRIESADVMEEGSELIPQSYLSETDGAKIFFRKGTYEMLTRFNREEFTDLGELTDATQGIVASFHEYSNSKENGDFLEYRECDVYRYELETTEQRYIDFGDEDNLRRYYTNPRILIRRLVNRDDRLMATIANDSFVVKKDLNPFIKTSDTPLKYILACVNSSLHSYLYISQSALALKDDFRQTTLAELQNLPIRVVNEEPNGSGHANKYDELSAILSEGVQSTTKVIDELDMSSETDVSVGQELLIDLADEIIDLKEDRRSINTALLDYITPYTDGPAITDVATYNPPSGVADTKLAATAEDYENLRIGTVTVDREGDGAVTINATARYKPDDEDAHDTDQWGYTETDPIPAMRLTDLSATEADLVEAFVPVAVEEAGGFAGFRETATKTNSLIDRLEAITLPDPDDVADDLERYVEAVERAEELDEKIRRTDDLIDDVVYELYGLTDEEIDIVEDAVGD; from the coding sequence ATGAGTCAGGCCACCCTCTCGGAGCGACCGTACGTCAACTCGAATCTGTTCTCCGGCCACTACCTCGACGAGCGGGTTCGCGAACGCGACGAGTGGGAGTGTGACGAGGAGGCCCGGGCGGCGATGGACGACCTCCAGTCGCTGTACGAGTTGGAGGGATCGCTGGTCGGCGGCTACGGGGAGGACGCACTCATCGACAACTGGATCGACGAGGTGCTCGATGTCCTCGGCTTCGGAACCCAGGAGGAGGTGACGCTTCCGAACGGCGGCGGATTCGTGGACGAACTGCTCTTCGAGACGCCGACCGCCAGACGGGACGCCGCCGAGGTGTATCTCGGCACCGAGGACACGACCGACCTGTTCGAACGCGGCATCGGGGTGGTCGAAGCGAAGCAGTGGGACGCCGACTTCGCCGCCCGATTCAGCGAAGGGCGGCCGTACCGCAACGCCTCCCACCAGGTCAAGCACTATCTGGAGCACACGACCGGGAACGTCCAGTGGGGAGTGCTCACGAACGGGCGGAAGTGGCGGCTCTACGGCACCAACGACTACGAGACGCAGACGTACTACGAGGTCGACCTTCCCGAACTCCTCGAACGGGGCGACCTGGAGGCGTTCAAGTACTTCTACGTCTTCTTCCGTCCCGCCGCGTTTCACGAGACGGCGGGTACGACCTTCCTCGACGAGGTGTGGTCCGAGAGCGAAACTGCCTCGCAGGAACTCGGTGAGGACCTGCAGGACAACGTCTTCACCGCACTCCGGGTACTCGGGCGGGGGTTCGTCGAGACCAACGACGACCTCGACATCGATCCGGGCGACGAGGCGGCGCTGGACGAACTGAAAGAGCAGTCGCTCGTGTTCCTCTATCGGCTGATGTTCGTTCTCTACGCCGAGTCGCGGGGACTCATCCACCCCGAGAGCGGGTCGGCGCGGGACGAGTACGACGAGAACTTCAGCCTCGACGCGCTTCGACTCGACGTCCACGACGCCATCGGGGAGGTCGACGAGGGGTTCGCGGAGGAGTTCAGCGACTACTCGACGACGATGTGGAGTCGGCTGGAGGACCTGTTCCGGCTCATCGACGAGGGGGAGGCGGACCTGGGCATCCCGCCGTACAACGGCGGCCTGTTCGACCACGAGACCCACGGCTTCCTGACCGACCACGAGGTGAGCAACCAGTACCTCGCCGAGGTTATCTACCGGCTGTCGACCACGCGGAACGACGAGGGGCGGTACGTCCTCGCCGACTACGCCGACCTCGACACCCGCCACCTCGGGAGCGTCTACGAGGGGCTGCTCGAACACCAGTTCCGCATCGCGCCCGAGGGGTACGCGGCGGTCGCGGAGGACGGCGGCCAAGTCTGGAAACCGGCCACCGAAGTCAGCGTGGCCGAGGCCGTCGAGACCGTCCCCGAGGGCGGGCTGTACGTCGTCAACGACGAGGGCGAGCGGAAGGCGACGGGCGCGTACTACACCCCCGACTACGTCGTGACCTACATCGTCGAGGAGACGGTCGGGCCGCTGGTCGACGAGATCCGCGAGGACCTGATCGAACAGGGGTTCGATCCCGGGACCCAGGAGTATCTCGGCCCCTTCCTTCGCCGCGTCACCGACCTCCGGATTCTCGACCCCGCGATGGGGAGCGGGCACTTCCTGACGAAGGCGACGGGCTACCTCTCGGAGCGAGTCATGGAGGAGGTCCGTGACATCGAGGTGGAACTCGGCGGCTACTGGGACGAACAGCACGTCCGCCGGGAGATCGCCAAGGAGTGCATCTACGGCGTCGACCTGAACGGGATGGCCGTCGAACTGGCGAAGCTGTCGATGTGGCTGGAGACGCTCGCGGCCGACCGGCCGCTGGCGTTTCTCGATCACCACTTCAAAGAGGGGAATTCGCTCGTCGGGAGCGACATCGAGGCCATCGAGGAACTGGAGTCGGACGCGAACGGCGACGACGGACAGGCCTCGCTGGCGGAGTTCGGGGCGACCCGCGAGGGCACTATCGAGCGCCTGATGGAGATCTACGGCGAGTTCCTCGCCATCGAGAACGAGGACATCGCCGACGTGCGGGAGATGAAGCGGAAGTACGCGGAAATCGAGCAAGACGAGTTGCGCCAACGACTGGTCGCGATGGCGAACGTCCACACCGCGGAGCGGTTCGACCTGGACGTCCCGAGCGGGGCCTACGAGCGGATGGCGCGGGCGCTGGAGGACGACGGGGAGTGGGCCGAGGTCGAGGAGACGGATTGGTTCCGGTCGGCGCAGGCGACGGCGACGGAGCAGGAGTTCTTCCACTGGAAGCTCGAGTTCCCGGAGGCATTTTACGACGAAAGTGGGTCGATCAAATCTCAGGGCGGGTTTGACGCCGTCATCGGGAATCCTCCGTACGTACCAACCGAGCAGATTCCTGAGAGACAGAGAAGCTACCTTACCACCGTTTTCGAGGTTCTTCATCGGAAGTACGATCTCTCGGTAGCGTTCTTACAACAAACAATCAGACTGGCCCGCGACGAAGGAAGGGGCGGAATGATTACACCGGTAGCGTGGGAAACCGGAGAGAATTACTCTAAATTCCGTAAAACGAACCTAACGGAAGGGATGATGAATCTTGAAAAGATAATCAACCTTCCGTTTGATGTTTTCCAAGATGCCTATATCGACACGAATATATCGATATTCAGAAAATCACAGCCATCTGGGAAATTTTTAGCCAAAGAATTTGAAAAACGATTGCGGATCGAGTCGGCTGACGTAATGGAAGAAGGGTCAGAACTGATTCCGCAGAGCTATTTGAGTGAAACTGATGGTGCGAAGATTTTCTTCCGGAAGGGAACTTATGAAATGCTAACCCGATTTAATCGCGAAGAGTTCACTGATTTGGGGGAATTGACCGACGCGACACAGGGAATCGTCGCTTCATTTCATGAATATTCTAATAGCAAAGAGAATGGAGATTTTCTTGAATATCGAGAGTGTGACGTATACCGGTACGAACTTGAGACGACGGAGCAGAGATATATTGACTTCGGTGACGAGGACAATCTCAGACGGTATTATACGAATCCGAGAATCCTGATCAGGCGTCTGGTAAACCGGGATGATCGCCTTATGGCGACCATAGCAAATGATAGTTTCGTGGTTAAAAAGGATCTAAATCCATTTATCAAGACCTCCGACACACCACTTAAATACATCCTCGCTTGTGTGAACAGTTCTCTTCATTCGTATCTCTACATCAGCCAGTCAGCTTTGGCTCTCAAGGACGACTTCCGTCAAACCACCCTTGCGGAATTACAGAACCTCCCCATTCGTGTGGTTAACGAGGAACCTAATGGCTCGGGACACGCCAACAAATACGATGAACTTTCGGCTATCCTGAGCGAAGGAGTCCAATCGACAACAAAGGTGATCGATGAATTGGATATGTCCAGCGAAACAGACGTTTCCGTCGGACAGGAGTTACTGATCGATTTGGCTGATGAGATAATCGATTTGAAAGAGGATAGAAGATCGATTAATACTGCTCTCCTCGACTACATCACCCCCTACACCGACGGCCCTGCCATCACCGACGTCGCCACCTACAATCCCCCCTCCGGCGTCGCCGACACGAAACTCGCCGCCACCGCGGAGGACTACGAGAACCTCCGCATCGGCACCGTCACCGTCGACCGCGAGGGCGACGGCGCGGTGACGATCAACGCCACCGCTCGCTACAAACCCGACGACGAGGACGCCCACGACACCGACCAGTGGGGCTACACCGAAACCGACCCCATTCCCGCGATGCGACTGACCGACCTCTCGGCGACCGAGGCCGACCTCGTCGAGGCGTTCGTCCCCGTCGCGGTCGAGGAGGCCGGTGGATTCGCGGGCTTTCGCGAGACGGCGACGAAGACCAATTCGTTGATCGACCGCCTGGAGGCGATCACGCTCCCCGACCCCGACGACGTGGCCGACGACCTCGAACGGTACGTCGAGGCCGTCGAACGCGCCGAGGAGTTGGACGAGAAGATTCGGCGGACCGACGACCTGATCGACGACGTCGTCTACGAACTGTACGGGCTGACCGACGAGGAAATCGACATCGTCGAGGACGCCGTTGGGGACTGA
- a CDS encoding plasmid pRiA4b ORF-3 family protein, translating into MTTYRFRVKYEHDPTSLWRDIVIGADRTLNEFQSVLNSAVGLNQDHLWFFGTDQDYWQSPVQYKRPEELEQAVPTMGDEEEYNAAETTVDEMIQELKLQERDRICYLFDYGDEWRFYGILKEVDNDGPSDSEPEVVNEKGDPVDQYAPPGERL; encoded by the coding sequence ATGACGACCTACCGCTTCCGCGTCAAGTACGAACACGACCCGACCTCGCTGTGGCGGGACATCGTCATCGGAGCGGACCGCACGCTCAACGAGTTTCAGTCGGTGCTGAACAGCGCGGTCGGACTGAATCAGGACCACCTCTGGTTCTTCGGCACTGATCAGGACTACTGGCAAAGCCCCGTCCAGTATAAACGGCCCGAGGAGTTGGAGCAAGCAGTCCCAACGATGGGTGACGAAGAAGAATACAATGCCGCCGAGACGACGGTGGACGAAATGATTCAGGAATTGAAGCTGCAAGAGCGTGACCGTATCTGCTACCTGTTCGACTACGGTGACGAGTGGCGGTTCTACGGCATCCTGAAGGAGGTCGACAATGATGGACCCAGCGACAGCGAGCCGGAGGTGGTCAACGAGAAGGGCGACCCCGTCGACCAGTACGCTCCGCCGGGCGAACGACTGTGA
- a CDS encoding winged helix-turn-helix domain-containing protein: protein MGLISETKLRILQSIRNEPTYGYDLAEALDLSSGYVYTHLKELREEGMIEVTEEEGDRKIYQLTDRGELLVRALEDDV from the coding sequence ATGGGACTCATCTCGGAGACGAAACTCCGCATCTTGCAGTCTATTCGGAACGAGCCTACATATGGCTATGACTTGGCTGAGGCTCTCGACCTGAGTAGCGGCTACGTCTACACGCATCTCAAGGAACTCCGTGAGGAAGGCATGATTGAAGTCACCGAGGAGGAGGGCGACAGAAAAATCTACCAACTGACTGACCGTGGCGAGCTTCTGGTACGTGCGCTCGAAGACGACGTTTGA
- a CDS encoding DUF6166 domain-containing protein, whose protein sequence is MSGDHDQFRFGEDGELEEPDDNDGDEVQTNDFGEEMPYWQTAGGFRRDVIVSALQSAIRRSDDEVASFCAFELVRSGPGYETQMWNRLALICVEDLVAGNEAIEHVLRYEDLAKNRWEDSEWQRRLCAIAAALVAARARSSRATTHYQQFKREVIANLPEDRWTLRTSDLDAWRREVVKA, encoded by the coding sequence ATGAGTGGCGACCACGACCAGTTCCGGTTCGGCGAGGACGGCGAACTCGAAGAACCGGACGACAACGACGGTGATGAGGTACAGACGAACGACTTCGGCGAGGAGATGCCTTACTGGCAAACAGCGGGCGGATTCAGACGAGATGTTATCGTATCAGCCCTCCAGTCTGCAATACGCCGTTCCGATGACGAGGTAGCTTCGTTCTGCGCCTTCGAATTAGTGCGTTCGGGGCCCGGTTATGAGACCCAAATGTGGAATCGACTTGCCCTAATATGCGTCGAGGACCTCGTCGCAGGCAACGAGGCGATAGAACACGTCCTTCGATATGAAGACCTCGCCAAGAACAGATGGGAAGACAGCGAATGGCAACGGCGGCTCTGTGCGATTGCCGCCGCTCTCGTAGCCGCGCGGGCCAGGTCAAGCCGAGCCACGACCCACTACCAGCAGTTCAAGCGCGAAGTCATAGCGAATCTCCCCGAGGACAGGTGGACACTCAGAACGTCGGACCTCGATGCGTGGCGTCGGGAGGTGGTCAAGGCATGA
- a CDS encoding tyrosine-type recombinase/integrase, with protein sequence MTLEKPRYLERCPGFDSDMMEPNRTITIVQKRQEEFLTDKQVVDYYEHRKKFLAHLLRMGKDPEKAEGYSPYTVDGTADRTARFDFWRWKNRGGYSLPPTQEDASAYMEEVAFWDVTEATKGKQMEALLRYSTWLQRKFNRDQWEFDWTFQSGGGNTGPRDFLTKEERQKIRQAALKKDGNPTYGVDEEDLPGGGRRDSWKYTSLVWVSLDAGLRPVEVGRAKTSWCDTDNGVLRIPREESSKNKGNWTVGLTDRTATALSRWLDERAEHPRYDGTDKLWLTRRGNRYGSNELRRIIQDLCDRADIPHEDRQMSWYTIRHSVGTYMTKERDLAAAKAQLRHRNAKTTMKYDQVPVEDRRDALDNMG encoded by the coding sequence ATGACCCTCGAAAAGCCAAGATACCTCGAACGCTGTCCCGGTTTCGATTCAGATATGATGGAGCCGAATAGAACAATCACCATCGTCCAAAAGCGACAGGAGGAGTTCCTGACGGACAAGCAGGTCGTCGACTACTACGAGCACCGCAAGAAGTTCCTCGCCCACCTGCTCCGGATGGGCAAGGACCCGGAGAAGGCGGAGGGCTACTCCCCGTACACCGTCGACGGAACCGCCGACCGAACCGCTCGCTTCGATTTCTGGCGGTGGAAGAATCGCGGCGGCTACAGTCTCCCGCCGACCCAAGAGGACGCTTCCGCGTACATGGAAGAGGTTGCCTTCTGGGATGTGACCGAAGCCACGAAGGGGAAACAGATGGAGGCGCTCCTGCGCTACTCGACATGGCTTCAACGCAAATTCAACCGCGACCAATGGGAGTTCGATTGGACGTTCCAGAGCGGCGGCGGCAACACCGGGCCGCGCGACTTTCTCACGAAGGAGGAGCGTCAGAAGATTCGGCAAGCCGCCCTCAAGAAGGACGGTAATCCGACTTACGGAGTCGACGAAGAGGACCTCCCCGGTGGCGGACGGCGTGACAGTTGGAAGTACACGTCGTTGGTATGGGTGAGCCTTGATGCCGGTCTCCGTCCGGTTGAGGTCGGGCGGGCCAAGACCTCGTGGTGTGACACCGACAACGGCGTGCTACGCATCCCTCGTGAGGAGTCGTCGAAGAACAAGGGGAACTGGACGGTCGGGCTCACAGACCGAACAGCGACCGCTCTGAGCCGCTGGTTGGACGAGCGGGCGGAGCACCCAAGGTACGATGGCACCGACAAACTCTGGCTTACGCGTCGAGGCAACCGTTACGGCTCAAACGAACTCCGCCGGATAATTCAGGACCTGTGCGACCGCGCCGACATCCCCCACGAGGACCGGCAAATGTCCTGGTACACCATTCGCCACAGCGTCGGGACGTACATGACCAAAGAACGCGACCTCGCGGCGGCGAAAGCCCAGCTACGTCATCGAAACGCGAAGACGACGATGAAATACGACCAGGTCCCGGTCGAAGACCGACGCGATGCGCTCGACAATATGGGCTGA
- a CDS encoding transcription initiation factor IIB family protein: MYRARDRIEEEEWVARLTRAADGLDLGAESRSNAVDLFLSNVPDEERSKPAVAAASLYAGALIAGEERSQGSVAAAMDVTRLSVQGRWKDLLAESGFRPPEW, translated from the coding sequence GTGTACCGCGCACGCGACCGGATCGAGGAGGAGGAGTGGGTGGCCCGCCTGACGCGAGCGGCCGACGGCCTCGACCTGGGGGCCGAGTCGCGGTCGAACGCCGTCGACCTGTTTCTCTCCAACGTGCCCGACGAGGAGCGGTCGAAACCCGCCGTGGCGGCGGCCAGCCTCTACGCTGGGGCGTTGATCGCCGGCGAGGAGCGCTCCCAGGGGTCGGTCGCGGCGGCGATGGACGTGACGCGGCTGAGCGTCCAGGGCCGGTGGAAGGATCTGCTGGCGGAGTCGGGGTTCCGACCCCCGGAGTGGTAG
- a CDS encoding phosphopantetheine adenylyltransferase, giving the protein MQVALGGTFDPVHDGHRALFDRAFELGDVTVGLTSDDLAAETRKVPRRVRSFDERRADVAAELDELAAERDRSYEIRRLDEPTGIAVEQGFDAIVVSPETRAGAERINEIREARGLASLRIEVVDHVPAEDGERISSTRIVRGEIDRHGNLTPERTPETD; this is encoded by the coding sequence ATGCAGGTCGCGCTTGGCGGGACGTTCGACCCGGTTCACGATGGACACCGCGCCCTGTTCGACCGGGCGTTCGAACTCGGCGACGTCACCGTCGGACTCACGAGCGACGACCTCGCCGCCGAGACGCGGAAGGTTCCCCGTCGCGTCCGGTCCTTCGACGAGCGGCGGGCGGACGTCGCCGCGGAACTCGACGAACTCGCGGCGGAACGCGACCGAAGCTACGAGATCCGGCGCCTCGACGAGCCGACCGGCATCGCCGTCGAGCAGGGCTTCGACGCCATCGTCGTCTCGCCCGAGACTCGGGCAGGCGCCGAGCGCATCAACGAGATCCGCGAGGCCCGCGGCCTCGCTTCCCTCCGCATCGAGGTGGTCGATCACGTCCCCGCCGAGGACGGCGAGCGAATCTCCTCGACGCGCATCGTCCGCGGCGAAATCGACCGCCACGGCAACCTCACCCCTGAACGGACGCCCGAGACCGACTGA
- a CDS encoding winged helix-turn-helix domain-containing protein encodes MSDENGSDGLDVDEEVDAEEDVSARERLEAEADRAVTEFDEGVVDLLAWVLDTETRARIYVYLRQHPGSTSEEVAKGTGLYPSTVREALAQLNEEETVERHKRESAGAGNNPYEYEAIPPSALVQDVVGQVQEQLNAVFNLDRRLDGDDADEETAPVRITVEDDE; translated from the coding sequence ATGTCTGACGAGAACGGCTCCGACGGGCTGGACGTAGACGAGGAGGTGGACGCGGAGGAGGACGTCTCGGCCCGCGAGCGCCTGGAGGCCGAGGCCGACCGCGCGGTCACGGAGTTCGACGAGGGCGTCGTCGACCTGCTGGCGTGGGTGCTGGACACCGAGACCCGCGCGCGGATCTACGTCTACCTCCGGCAGCACCCGGGATCGACGAGCGAGGAAGTCGCCAAGGGAACCGGCCTCTACCCCAGTACGGTCCGCGAGGCGCTGGCACAGCTCAACGAGGAGGAGACCGTCGAGCGCCACAAGCGCGAGAGCGCGGGCGCCGGCAACAACCCCTACGAGTACGAGGCCATCCCGCCGAGCGCGCTCGTCCAAGACGTCGTCGGACAGGTACAGGAGCAGTTGAACGCCGTGTTCAACCTGGACCGGCGACTCGACGGGGACGACGCCGACGAGGAGACCGCTCCCGTCCGCATCACCGTCGAAGACGACGAGTGA
- a CDS encoding glutamate--cysteine ligase has translation MDLGSRDAFERMGTLGIEEEFYIVDEAGRPTAGIDDLVYGSDPPEPLIDRLDHELFQFTIETQTPLIERPADAADALTTVREALVEHAADHGYRIAAAGLHPTAKWRELDHATKERYRAQLDRIQYPQHRNTTAGLHVHVGVDDADKATWIANHLRWYLPPILALSANSPFWNGFDTGLASARAKIFENLPNTGIPTAFEDFDAYRRFERRMVETGSINDRGELWYDVRPHTGHGTVEVRTPDAQADPDRVLAIAEYVHALVLDLAERYDDGERLASLRREFLDENKWRATRYGHDAAFVTRSGDDTVSLGSFVDRECDRLGVDGIRDVFDAPSGAATQRRLLDEDGADALREFLLLP, from the coding sequence ATGGACCTCGGCTCGCGGGACGCGTTCGAGCGGATGGGAACGCTCGGCATCGAAGAGGAGTTCTACATCGTCGACGAGGCGGGCCGTCCCACCGCCGGGATCGACGACCTGGTGTACGGCAGCGACCCTCCAGAACCGCTGATCGACCGGCTCGATCACGAGCTCTTCCAGTTCACCATCGAGACGCAGACGCCGCTGATCGAGCGGCCGGCGGACGCGGCGGACGCGCTGACGACGGTTCGCGAGGCGCTGGTCGAACACGCGGCGGACCACGGCTACCGCATCGCGGCCGCCGGCCTCCACCCGACGGCGAAGTGGCGGGAACTCGATCACGCGACCAAGGAGCGGTATCGCGCTCAGCTCGACCGGATCCAGTACCCCCAGCACCGGAACACCACCGCGGGGCTGCACGTCCACGTCGGCGTCGACGACGCCGACAAGGCGACGTGGATCGCCAACCACCTCCGGTGGTATCTGCCTCCAATCCTCGCGCTCTCGGCGAACTCGCCGTTCTGGAACGGCTTCGACACCGGCCTCGCCTCCGCGCGCGCCAAGATATTCGAGAACCTCCCGAACACCGGCATCCCCACGGCGTTCGAGGATTTCGACGCCTACCGGCGCTTCGAGCGGCGGATGGTCGAGACCGGATCGATCAACGACCGCGGCGAACTCTGGTACGACGTGCGCCCGCACACCGGGCACGGCACCGTCGAGGTGCGCACGCCGGACGCCCAGGCCGACCCCGACCGCGTCCTCGCCATCGCCGAGTACGTCCACGCCCTGGTGCTCGACCTGGCCGAGCGCTACGACGACGGCGAACGGCTCGCCTCCCTCCGCCGCGAGTTCCTCGACGAGAACAAGTGGCGCGCGACCCGCTACGGACACGACGCGGCCTTCGTCACCCGGTCCGGCGACGACACCGTGTCGCTCGGATCGTTCGTCGACCGGGAGTGTGACCGGCTCGGCGTCGACGGCATCCGGGACGTGTTCGACGCGCCGAGCGGGGCCGCCACGCAGCGGCGCCTCCTCGACGAGGACGGTGCCGACGCACTCCGCGAGTTCCTGCTGCTCCCCTGA
- a CDS encoding PadR family transcriptional regulator, with the protein MHDLTGFQRDLLYVIAGLDEPHGLAIKEELEDYYESEIHHGRLYPNLDTLVEKGLIDKGQRDRRTNYYTLTRRGRRELEARREWENQYVSDLIEEATPA; encoded by the coding sequence ATGCACGACTTGACCGGCTTCCAGCGAGATCTCCTGTACGTGATCGCCGGCCTCGACGAACCACACGGGCTCGCGATCAAGGAGGAACTCGAGGACTACTACGAGAGCGAAATCCACCACGGCCGACTGTATCCGAATCTCGACACGCTCGTCGAGAAGGGTCTCATCGACAAGGGTCAACGGGACCGCCGGACCAACTACTACACGCTGACGCGTCGAGGGCGCCGGGAACTCGAAGCGCGGCGGGAGTGGGAGAACCAGTACGTCTCGGACCTGATCGAAGAGGCGACGCCGGCCTGA
- the tenA gene encoding thiaminase II, which translates to MAFTDDLEPLADDLWDEIVAHPMVSRLGDGSLDVAPFEYWVRQDYVYLIDYARVFAHGAASAPTLDHMGTFAELLHETVDTEMDLHRAYAAEFGISEADLEATDPSPTTRAYTDFLVRTAATGTFGDLVAALLPCMWGFNETATRLEADGLPDDERYAEWIRTYAGAEFSELTAWCKDLLDEVAADATDGDRERYRDLFVTSARYEYRFWDAAWREETWTVGPE; encoded by the coding sequence ATGGCCTTCACCGACGACCTGGAGCCCCTCGCGGACGACCTGTGGGACGAGATCGTGGCCCACCCGATGGTCTCCCGCCTCGGGGACGGGAGCCTCGACGTGGCGCCCTTCGAGTACTGGGTACGACAGGACTACGTCTACCTGATCGACTACGCGCGGGTGTTCGCCCACGGCGCCGCCAGCGCACCGACGCTCGATCACATGGGGACGTTCGCGGAACTGCTCCACGAGACGGTCGACACCGAGATGGACCTCCACCGGGCCTACGCCGCGGAGTTCGGCATCAGCGAGGCCGATCTGGAGGCCACCGACCCCTCGCCGACGACCCGGGCGTACACCGACTTCCTCGTGCGGACGGCCGCGACGGGGACGTTCGGCGACCTCGTCGCCGCGCTGTTGCCCTGCATGTGGGGGTTCAACGAGACGGCAACGCGCCTCGAAGCCGACGGACTGCCCGACGACGAGCGATACGCGGAGTGGATCCGGACCTACGCGGGCGCGGAGTTCTCCGAACTCACCGCGTGGTGCAAGGACCTGCTGGACGAGGTGGCGGCGGACGCGACGGACGGGGACCGCGAGCGCTATCGCGACCTGTTCGTCACGTCGGCGCGCTACGAGTACCGGTTCTGGGACGCCGCGTGGCGCGAGGAGACGTGGACGGTCGGTCCCGAATGA
- a CDS encoding fibrillarin-like rRNA/tRNA 2'-O-methyltransferase has protein sequence MSLPDGVERRSFDGGERLATRGEPVYGEPTDGPWRVWDAGRSKLGAILELGLDTGLVGGESGLYLGAASGTTVSHVADFAGPTYAVEFAPRPARDLVDVAASRSNLFPLLKDARRPETYAHVVESDLDVLIQDVATRGQADVAVRNRQFLRSDGRLLAAIKARSEDVTRDPAAVFDDVLDDLRGAYEVLETARLDRYHDDHLAVVARPRDE, from the coding sequence GTGAGCCTGCCGGACGGCGTCGAGCGACGGAGCTTCGACGGCGGCGAGCGACTCGCCACCCGCGGGGAACCGGTGTACGGCGAACCGACCGACGGCCCGTGGCGGGTGTGGGACGCCGGCCGGTCGAAACTCGGGGCGATCCTGGAACTCGGCCTCGACACCGGCCTCGTCGGCGGGGAGTCGGGGCTCTACCTCGGCGCCGCCAGCGGGACGACGGTCAGTCACGTCGCCGACTTCGCGGGGCCGACCTACGCCGTCGAGTTCGCGCCCCGACCGGCCCGCGACCTGGTGGACGTGGCGGCGTCCCGCTCCAACCTCTTTCCACTCCTGAAGGACGCCCGCAGGCCCGAGACGTACGCCCACGTCGTCGAGTCGGACCTGGACGTCCTGATACAGGACGTTGCGACCCGCGGACAGGCGGACGTGGCGGTGCGCAACCGGCAGTTCCTTCGGTCGGACGGCCGCCTCCTCGCGGCGATCAAGGCCCGCAGCGAGGACGTGACCCGGGACCCCGCGGCCGTCTTCGACGACGTCCTCGACGACCTGCGGGGGGCCTACGAGGTGCTGGAGACGGCGCGTCTGGACCGCTACCACGACGACCACCTCGCCGTCGTCGCCCGTCCGCGCGACGAGTGA